TCGGCACGCTGCTTTAAAACTGCATCAAAAGCACGGTGAGTATCTAGGCACAAAAAAGCCATTTCATCAATTGAAAGACGTGCCGGCAAATTTTTACTATTTGTAGCTTTTTTCACAAGTTCAATTTCTGTGATCAAATCCTCTGGATGAAGCACCATTTCTTTACCAAGCATAATATGGCAGCCTTTTTGTAAAATACCTGACCCTAGCTGATGTAAAGCAATTCTGACATTACCAACTTCTACGGTATGGCCGGCATTAGCACCGCCGTTATCGCGATACACAACGACCTCTTTGTGTTTTTTCAAAAAATTAGCAACCAACTCATCAACAATTCTCCCCTTCCCTTCATCTCCAATGGCACCGCCACCAATAGCTATAGAATTAGGTCGATTTTTTAAAAAAAGATTTGACGTTTGTTTTGGCAGTTTTTTTACATATTTATTTTGTTTATAGACCTGTCGATATATGTTTAAAAAATCAGACATAGTTGCCTCTCTTTTTCATGTTATTTATAAAAATTGATACCTGTTTTGATTTCTTTCTAGTTAGTAAAACTGACAAACCCAAGTAAGTTTCGGGTTTTAATTTAGCTAGTTTAGGATCACAATCTTTGGTTAGTTGTTGCCAATCTTTAGCAGTTATTTTTTTCTGTTTTGCAATCCCTGCTACTCTTTCATAGGCTTTGCTATCACCAGTAGTACGAGCTAGAGTCTGCCAAGCTTCAGCTAAGATATTCCAGTTTTGATTGAGGGCTTGCTGCATAATACTTTCATTAACACTAATCGAATCTAGGCCTTTTTGCAGACTTTGGTAAGCCAGTAAGCAGTAGCTAAAAGCTGAACCAACATTTCGCCAAACAGTGCTTTCAGATAAATCCCGTTGTAAACGGCTAATGGGCAATTTACGAATAAAGGTTTCAAAAAAGCCATTAGCTAATACTAAATTACCTTCACTATTTTCAAATTCAATTGGGTTGACTTTTTGAGGCATAGTTGAGGAACCAACATATTTTTCTTTACCTTTTTGCATAAGCCAGTCATCACTGATATAGCGCCACAGGTCCTGATTTAGGTCAAGCAAGACTCCATTAATACGCTCGAACAAACTAAATAGTTCTAAAAAATCATCAGGAAAATTGATCTGACTAGTTAGCTCATTACAGTCAAAGTCTAACTCCTTGCAAAAGTCTTGAGAAAATTGAGGCCAATTGATTTTGGGATAGGTAAAAGCTAAGGCATGATAGGCGCCAATGGCTCCATTTAGTTTGCCAACAAATTTAAACCGAGTGAGTTTGGTAAGTAAAGGTTGAAGCCTTAGGGCAAAAAGTATCAATTCTTTGCCAAAGGTAGTTGGTATAGCTGGCTGACCATGAGTGCGAGCTAGCATTGGAATTTGAACATATCGCAAAGCCAAAGTATTTAAGTTTTCTAAAACTTGGAGCAATTGAGGAATTAAAACCTGCTTTAAGCTATCTTTGGTCATTGACCTATAAGCCAAATTATTGACATCATCGGAAGTGATGCCAAAATGCAAAAAAGAAATAATATCTGACAATGAAGATTTTTGTAATTTTTTTTGTAAAAAATATTCAACGGCTTTAACATCATGATGAGTTTCTTCCTCAAGCTTTTTAACCTGCCGACAATAAGTAATATTGGGCTGACTTAGAGTATCTAATAAGGACTGTTCTGAAGAAGTTAAAGGTCTAATGACTTGGTATTTTGATAATAATTTCAAATAAGCAAGCTCTATTTTAATGCGGTAGGTAATTAGAGCTGATTCACTAAAATACTTTGAAAGCTGGGAAGTTTTGCTTTGGTACCGGCCGTCAAGTGGAGATATAGCTTGTAAATTATCGGCTATCATCACAGCTACTATACTAAAAATTTTAGCTTTGGGAAATATTAGAATTATTGATCTAAAAATTTTTGCAACTTTACAATTTTGGGAACAATCACCGCTTTGCAATAAGCTTGATCAGGATGCTTTTCAAAGTAGTTGTGATGTTCTGCCTCAGCTCCGTAAAATATTTCTAAAGGTTTGATTTCAGTCACAATAGGCATGGTAAAGTGGGATGCCTGCTCTTTTTTGGCAGCCTCAGCTAACTCTTTTTGCCTTTGATTAGTCCATAAAATAATAGAACGGTATTGGGGACCGATATCATTACCTTGGCGGTTAAATGTGGTTGGGTCATGAATTTTCCAGAAAATATCCAAAAGCTGCTGGTAGCTGATTTTTGTAGGATCATATTCCAGTTCCACCACCTCGGTATGGCCGGTAGTGCCGGTACTAACCAGATCATAACTGGGTTCAGCAATGTTGCCGCCGGCATAACCGGGAGTGACTTTGATAATGCCAGGAACCATTTTAAAAGTTGCCTCACTGCACCAGAAGCAGCCAGCGCCGAAAACAGCTAGCTCAGTTTTTGCCATTACTTATCTCCTTTTGGTTGAAATTCTAATGAGATTGAATTGACACAGTGTCTGGTGTTTTTGGAAGTTAATCCTTCACCGGTAAAAACATGGCCTAAATGAGCTCCACAGTTGGCACAAACTATTTCGGTTCTAACTCCATCAAAATCCGGAACCTGCTTAACTGCTCCGGGAATTTCCTGGTCAAAGCTGGGCCAGCCGCATTGAGCATCAAACTTATCTTTGGAGCGGTACAAGGGTGTTTGGCAACGTTTACAGACATAGGCCCCTTCTTTCCAAAAATCATCATATATGCCGGTAAACGGTACTTCAGTTTCTTTATTTTCAATAACTTGCTTTTCTTCTGGTGTGAGCTGTTTAAAATTCATATTACATAAATAACATAATAGGGGTGAAGATTATATGAAAATAAAAACTAAGCTATACTAATACCTATGGAAAAAAGAACCTTAAGTTATGACATTTTAAGAATTATTGCCATTTTAGGAGTGATAATTTCTCATAGCGATGAAATTACCACTTCAGTTACCAATTATGTAGGAGGAGCTACTTGGTGGATGGTAGTTTTTATTGATACTCTTTTTAGAATCTCGGTTCCATTCTTCGTACTACTTAGTGGGGCTTTGGCATTTCCAAAAGTTGTGAATTCTTCTTATGCCCAAGTTTGGCAACGAATTTTGCATCGTTTACTTATACCTTTTGTTTTTTGGACAGCATTTTATGGGTGGTGGCAATGGCGATGGAAAGGAATTGCTTTTACTTTTGCTAGTTTTATAGATAATTTATTTTTTAGTCCCTCAGGCTTTTTATATTTCATTGTTTTAGTTATTGGTTTATATGCAATTAGTCCTTGCTTAAAACCGTTTTTAACATTTTCAAATAAACAAAAAACACGATTGGTATTTTGTTTATTTTTAGCTGCATCTCTTTACTCTACTCTGTTATATTTTTTGCTTGATAAAAGCGAACCAGGTTTTTCGTTATTATTATTTTTGCCTTATACAAACTATTATCTTTTTGGTTACATATCACAAAATATTAAGCTGAAGACTAAAACAGCCTGGGGATTATTAGGAATTGCTTTAGTAATAGTTTTACTAAATAGTATTTTCTTTTACATAACTCTTAAACACTTTAATTCTGGCCAAACTATTTTTTGGGCAAAAACAAGTGGTTATTATTTCTGGAATACATTTTCATTACCAATTATCGCAACTACAATTTTGTTTTGGCTCGGGTTAAAACAACTACTGGAAAACCTGGTGATAAAAGTTTTTATAAAAAATATTCTTGCTGAAATTTCTAAAGCATCGTACGGAATGTATTTAATTCATGGAGCTGTCATTACCTTGGTTGATCATTATGGTCATATGGCAATTCATTTAATTAAACAAGCTCTTTATTTTGCTTATTTTAAAAAGATTTTAATGGTTTTTATACTTTCGTATATATTAGCAGCAATTCTCAAGCGGCTCCCAGTTGCTAGGCTAATAGTAGGGGAAAAATAATATGAAAGCTCACAAAAATATCATTCTACTTTCAATTTTTAATTTTCTACTGGGTTTTTATTTATATGGGGCAATCATTGTGATTTATTTTAGTCAGCTAACAGGTTCGTACGCTTTAGCGATGGGTTTATTTTCTATTACCATGATTGGTGCGGCTGCTTTAGAAATTCCAACTGGTATATATTCTGATTTAATTGGCCGGCGCAAAACCGTTATTTTGGGAAGCTTTGCAATTTTACTTTCTTCAATTTTTTATGCTTGGGGATTTTCTTATGCTGTATTGATAATCGGCGCTTTGTTTGAAGCTCTTTCACGAGCTTTTTTCAGTGGCAATAATGATGCCCTGCTTTATGATAGTTTGGCAGCTAGTGGCAAGGAAAAAGATTATGATGAGTATCTGGGTAAAGTCAGCTCTACAGAACAAGCCGCTTTGGCAGTTAGTGCTGTGCTTGGTGGGATTATCGCTGCTATTTCTATGAAATTGGTTGTTTGGCTAGCTGTGATACCTAATATATTTTTAGTCGTTATTGCTTTTCAGCTAGTTGACATCAGACGGTACAAAATTGAATCTGGGAATATATTTAATCATCTCAAAGAAGCTTTGCTAGTTTTTAAAAAAAGTTATAAGCTGCGGCTTTTAAGCTTAGCTTCAATAATAGAATTTGCTTTTGGAGAAACAGGCTTCACCTTTAATCCAGTTTTTATAAACTCTCTCTGGCCATTGTGGGCTGTAGGAATATCAAGGGCTTTAAGTTTTGCAGGCGGATCAATCAGCTTCTTTTTTGCCGGTAAAATCATTAAAAAATTTAAAGCCTTACCAACTTTATTTGCCAACTCTTTAATTAGTAGAATTATCACCTCGTTAGCAATTTTAATTGCCAATGTTTTTTCACCAGCTTTAATGTCTATGACTTCCTTACTTTATGGTTCGAGCGAAGTAGCCAGTAATACTCTATTACAAAAAGAATTTACAGACAAACAACGAGCGACGCTTTCTTCCATTAACTCTTTATTAGGATCACTAGCTTTTGGAATCATTTCAGTTTTAGTCGGATTGATAGCAGATAAGCTAAATCCTAGAAGTACACTATTAATATTACAAATATTTTTACTGATTCCAATGTTTATTTATTGGCGGATTTTTAAGCATGATAAAAAAGATATACATTAATTTTTTCTTCTTTGACTTGATTTTTTCTCAGTTTACAATACTTTTATGTCAAAAAATATTTACTTAGCTTATATTTTGGCTTTTTTAAAAAATTCCTGATTTTGGTTGGGAATTTGGGTTTTTTACTACTTACGATTTACCGATTATGCAGGCATTGGCTTAATTGAGACAGTTCTGATTCTAACGATGACAATAGCAGAAATTCCTACTGGAGCTATTGCAGACTTGTTGGGCAAAAAAATAACTTTAACTGTAGCATTTTTGCTCATGGCTTTTGGTAATATTTTTATGGGTTTGACTCCTAATTTCCCAATATTAGTAATCAGCGTTTTTATAGCCGGACTTGGTGGTACTTTTGAATCAGGCACCTCAGAAGCCTTGATTTATGATTCTTTACTAGAAACAAAAGAAGAACATACATTTGATAAAGTGATTGCTAATATTAAGTCTATTCACCTGCTGGCTCCAGCTGTGACTGGAATTATTGGAGGCTTTTTATACGCACTTAATTTCAGACTGCCAATGTTAGCTTCTGGCTTTACTTATGGAATTGCTTTTATTATAACTTTCTTTTTACACGAACCCAGTATTGATTCTGAAAAATTTTCTTGGAGAAATTATATATTACAAACAAAACAAGGCATAAAACAGCTAAGTCAAACTATTGAAACCAAAAAAATCACTATCTTTTTGCTCTCAGTTGGTTTAATTGTGGTGATTACCAGTGAAATGCTTAATGATTTTTTAGCAGTAGAATTTAGTTTTACTCCTCAAGAGCTAGCCATTTTTTGGTCTATTTGTTATTTAGTTTCGGCTGTTATGTCACAACTGACACCAAAATTTATAAAACAATTTGGACTTAAAAAAACTGTTTTTGGGTTGGGTATTATTATTGCAGTTAGCCTTATCGTTTCTCCTATAGCCGGACTCATTTTAGGAGGATTTACTTTGTTTGTTCGAAATGGCTTTGGAGCCATATTTGAAAATGCAAGTTCAATAACTATAAACAGATTTACCTTGTCAAAATATCGGGCCACAACTATTTCCACTTTTAATATGTTTAAAAATATTCCGTATGTTTTAACAGCATATCTCTTTGGTAGTTTAGCTAATATTTATTCGGCAAAAACCAGTGCTCTTTTTTTAGGGATTTTATTGCTGACCTTCATTCTATTGCAGATAAATAGCATAAAAAGATTGCGAAAACCAAGCTGATTATACTGGGATACAACCAGCTTGGTTATAAATTAATCATCCCGAAGCGGACTCCGCAAGTTTGGAACCAGTAGTACTATGGCTGGCAAAAGTGCTATCAAAACCAAAGTCAAGTTTAGCGACTTAGTAGCTAAAAACCCAACTATCGGATTGGCAATAGCTGTAGCCAGGCGGATGTACATGGATAAAACTGAGCGCATGGTAGCTCGATTAGCTGATGGGACTAGCTCATGGAAATGACTGGTAGCAAAGTACACTCTGGTCAAGCCAAAACTGCCAGCTAAGACCAAGAATAAGACTACTCCAATACTACCAGGTAACAAGCCTCCAGCTACAAATCCCAACATAACTAAAACAGCAGTTAACCATAGGTATTTACTGGCCGATCCTACCAACTTTTCTAAGGTAATAAAGTTGTAGGATAGCAGCATTTCAATAGCTACGGTTCCGGCATGAAACAGACCAAAGTACTTGATTGGGATACCAATTTGGCTTAGCAATGGTTGGTACAGCCAAATGACAAAGTAAGCTGCAGCTGCCACTAACACTAGGTTTAAACTCAGCCGTCTTAACTTGCTGTGGCTGTTAAACAACCTGATGCTTTCAACTATAGTTTGCTTAGCCGATCTGATCTCTGATTGACCGTTCTTGTACTCTGGTAACTTGACCATAACTAGCAAAGCCAAAAACCA
This region of Candidatus Beckwithbacteria bacterium genomic DNA includes:
- the purB gene encoding adenylosuccinate lyase: MIADNLQAISPLDGRYQSKTSQLSKYFSESALITYRIKIELAYLKLLSKYQVIRPLTSSEQSLLDTLSQPNITYCRQVKKLEEETHHDVKAVEYFLQKKLQKSSLSDIISFLHFGITSDDVNNLAYRSMTKDSLKQVLIPQLLQVLENLNTLALRYVQIPMLARTHGQPAIPTTFGKELILFALRLQPLLTKLTRFKFVGKLNGAIGAYHALAFTYPKINWPQFSQDFCKELDFDCNELTSQINFPDDFLELFSLFERINGVLLDLNQDLWRYISDDWLMQKGKEKYVGSSTMPQKVNPIEFENSEGNLVLANGFFETFIRKLPISRLQRDLSESTVWRNVGSAFSYCLLAYQSLQKGLDSISVNESIMQQALNQNWNILAEAWQTLARTTGDSKAYERVAGIAKQKKITAKDWQQLTKDCDPKLAKLKPETYLGLSVLLTRKKSKQVSIFINNMKKRGNYV
- the msrA gene encoding peptide-methionine (S)-S-oxide reductase MsrA; its protein translation is MAKTELAVFGAGCFWCSEATFKMVPGIIKVTPGYAGGNIAEPSYDLVSTGTTGHTEVVELEYDPTKISYQQLLDIFWKIHDPTTFNRQGNDIGPQYRSIILWTNQRQKELAEAAKKEQASHFTMPIVTEIKPLEIFYGAEAEHHNYFEKHPDQAYCKAVIVPKIVKLQKFLDQ
- a CDS encoding methionine-R-sulfoxide reductase, which gives rise to MNFKQLTPEEKQVIENKETEVPFTGIYDDFWKEGAYVCKRCQTPLYRSKDKFDAQCGWPSFDQEIPGAVKQVPDFDGVRTEIVCANCGAHLGHVFTGEGLTSKNTRHCVNSISLEFQPKGDK
- a CDS encoding acyltransferase family protein, whose protein sequence is MEKRTLSYDILRIIAILGVIISHSDEITTSVTNYVGGATWWMVVFIDTLFRISVPFFVLLSGALAFPKVVNSSYAQVWQRILHRLLIPFVFWTAFYGWWQWRWKGIAFTFASFIDNLFFSPSGFLYFIVLVIGLYAISPCLKPFLTFSNKQKTRLVFCLFLAASLYSTLLYFLLDKSEPGFSLLLFLPYTNYYLFGYISQNIKLKTKTAWGLLGIALVIVLLNSIFFYITLKHFNSGQTIFWAKTSGYYFWNTFSLPIIATTILFWLGLKQLLENLVIKVFIKNILAEISKASYGMYLIHGAVITLVDHYGHMAIHLIKQALYFAYFKKILMVFILSYILAAILKRLPVARLIVGEK
- a CDS encoding MFS transporter, whose protein sequence is MKAHKNIILLSIFNFLLGFYLYGAIIVIYFSQLTGSYALAMGLFSITMIGAAALEIPTGIYSDLIGRRKTVILGSFAILLSSIFYAWGFSYAVLIIGALFEALSRAFFSGNNDALLYDSLAASGKEKDYDEYLGKVSSTEQAALAVSAVLGGIIAAISMKLVVWLAVIPNIFLVVIAFQLVDIRRYKIESGNIFNHLKEALLVFKKSYKLRLLSLASIIEFAFGETGFTFNPVFINSLWPLWAVGISRALSFAGGSISFFFAGKIIKKFKALPTLFANSLISRIITSLAILIANVFSPALMSMTSLLYGSSEVASNTLLQKEFTDKQRATLSSINSLLGSLAFGIISVLVGLIADKLNPRSTLLILQIFLLIPMFIYWRIFKHDKKDIH
- a CDS encoding MFS transporter, giving the protein MGIWVFYYLRFTDYAGIGLIETVLILTMTIAEIPTGAIADLLGKKITLTVAFLLMAFGNIFMGLTPNFPILVISVFIAGLGGTFESGTSEALIYDSLLETKEEHTFDKVIANIKSIHLLAPAVTGIIGGFLYALNFRLPMLASGFTYGIAFIITFFLHEPSIDSEKFSWRNYILQTKQGIKQLSQTIETKKITIFLLSVGLIVVITSEMLNDFLAVEFSFTPQELAIFWSICYLVSAVMSQLTPKFIKQFGLKKTVFGLGIIIAVSLIVSPIAGLILGGFTLFVRNGFGAIFENASSITINRFTLSKYRATTISTFNMFKNIPYVLTAYLFGSLANIYSAKTSALFLGILLLTFILLQINSIKRLRKPS
- a CDS encoding MFS transporter → MSRQIKLYYLVRFLTSLHFMSAVLIPFFTQWGGINQFQIQLLQSWFAIWVVILEVPTGFVADRYGRKFSMTLGSALFAIGMTIYSLFPNIWLFMLAEFTLALGLALISGADEAWLYEALKAEGHQDQMKQVTGKVQAISMFALSFAAILGGPIASSFGLNAPQLFTASAWFLALLVMVKLPEYKNGQSEIRSAKQTIVESIRLFNSHSKLRRLSLNLVLVAAAAYFVIWLYQPLLSQIGIPIKYFGLFHAGTVAIEMLLSYNFITLEKLVGSASKYLWLTAVLVMLGFVAGGLLPGSIGVVLFLVLAGSFGLTRVYFATSHFHELVPSANRATMRSVLSMYIRLATAIANPIVGFLATKSLNLTLVLIALLPAIVLLVPNLRSPLRDD